Proteins from a single region of Nitrospirota bacterium:
- a CDS encoding nucleotidyltransferase family protein, whose amino-acid sequence MKLTTEENLVLILSQPTPSGQVMQKVQALLFDRSTPIDYDWLLQLANLNQVTPLLYKNLSDLQIFPPEFMQRLLTHYIATIQRNADHLDETLYIVDILRRAGIRSIPLKGSFAAETLFGDIGLYPTSDIDLLIPLDDLNQARASLIAAEYDLSGELSEQDQLAGSYHLRFRKKNTVLELHWNLVRRYFQASSAYWRKDTGETALRGRTVARLSNENYLLYLIFRLFCKAFMPLHHFVLMPALLSQDFDWQKFMASARKLRMRRLAMFTLKLMHDSFGLNIPDVITKTNMLGYDLLKRFVIRSLFRQDIYPHLRMSLFLLLLDSPADIFKALFERIFPAPAEIRLRYNIPGSSLKTLFYYILNPFIMILKKTKRF is encoded by the coding sequence ATGAAGCTCACGACTGAAGAGAACCTTGTGCTCATTCTTTCCCAGCCCACTCCTTCTGGCCAAGTCATGCAGAAAGTTCAGGCGCTTCTGTTCGACAGATCAACACCGATTGATTACGACTGGCTGCTTCAGTTGGCAAACCTGAACCAGGTAACACCACTGCTTTATAAAAATCTTTCAGATCTTCAGATCTTTCCTCCGGAGTTCATGCAGCGTCTGTTGACGCACTACATAGCGACCATTCAACGTAATGCAGATCATCTCGATGAGACCTTATATATTGTCGATATCTTACGCAGGGCCGGAATCCGCTCCATCCCCCTGAAGGGCTCTTTTGCTGCTGAGACGTTGTTCGGAGATATTGGCCTGTACCCCACCTCTGATATAGATCTGCTCATTCCGCTGGATGATCTAAATCAGGCGCGAGCGAGTCTTATTGCAGCCGAATATGATCTCAGCGGAGAGCTCAGTGAGCAGGATCAACTGGCGGGTTCCTACCATCTTCGCTTCCGAAAGAAAAACACTGTGCTCGAACTGCATTGGAACCTGGTGAGAAGATATTTCCAAGCATCTTCTGCTTACTGGCGGAAGGATACCGGAGAGACGGCATTGAGAGGAAGGACTGTCGCCCGTCTTTCAAATGAGAATTATCTTCTTTATCTAATCTTCAGGCTTTTCTGCAAGGCCTTTATGCCGCTTCATCATTTTGTGCTTATGCCGGCACTTCTGAGTCAGGATTTTGATTGGCAGAAGTTCATGGCTTCTGCAAGGAAGCTACGGATGAGGAGGCTGGCTATGTTTACGCTGAAGCTCATGCATGATTCATTTGGCTTAAATATTCCGGATGTGATAACCAAAACAAATATGCTCGGCTATGACTTGCTTAAACGGTTTGTCATCCGGAGCCTATTTAGGCAGGATATTTATCCCCATCTCAGGATGTCCCTGTTTCTTCTCCTGCTTGACTCCCCCGCTGATATTTTCAAGGCGCTTTTTGAAAGAATATTTCCGGCTCCGGCTGAGATTCGCCTGCGTTACAATATCCCCGGGAGCTCTCTAAAGACTCTCTTCTATTACATCCTGAATCCTTTCATTATGATCTTAAAAAAGACGAAGAGATTTTAA